TATTCGATGTGGATGGAAATAGTTACCTAGATTACTGCCTAGCCTACGGGCCACTGGTACTGGGTCACGCCTATCCTCCGGTGATGGAAGCAGTTTCCAAACAACTATCAATGGGTACTGCCTACGGTGTGCCCACCGAGAACGAGATAAAACTGGCCAAGGAAGTGGTAAGAAGAGTGCCCTGTGCAGAGATGGTTCGATTTGTAAACTCCGGCACCGAAGCCACCATGAGTGCCATCCGTCTGGCCCGGGCAGTCACTGGTAAAAGTAAGATCGTGAAGTTTGAAGGAGCCTACCACGGTGCACATGACTATGTCCTGGTAAAATCAGGTTCAGGTGCCTTTGGATTACCTGATTCCCCTGGGGTTCCAGAAGAAACCACCAAAAACACGTTACTGGTACCATTCAATGATGAAGAAGCCATCACCAGTCTGGTGGGAAAGGAAAAAGAGGAACTGGCTGCCATCATCCTGGAACCAGTTATGGGGAACGTGGGTTGCATACCTCCTAAAAAAGGGTTCCTGGAATTTTTAAGGAAAATAACAGCTGAAAATAATATTATACTCATATTTGACGAGGTTATAACTGGTTTTAGAATAGCTGAAGGTGGAGCTCAGGAATATTTCGGTGTCACTCCGGACCTGGTAACCTTTGGAAAAATACTAGGGGGAGGATTCCCAATAGGTGCTTTAGCCGGTAAAAGAGAATTCATGGAACGCATAGCTCCTGCAGGGGATGTTTACCAGGCTGGAACATTCAATGGAAATCCTATTTCAATCACAGCCGGCCTTGAAACCATGAAACATCTTGATAAAGATTTTTACCAGGCAATGAACGTTAAGGGGCTGGAAATGCGCAGAGGCCTAGAGAACATACTGGAAGATGCTTCCCTAAACTATCCGGTGGCTGGTTTATCCTCCATGTTCCAAATATACTTCACTGACAATGAAGTTTGGGATTATTCCCAGGCAAAATCAGCGGACACAGAAAAATTCAACTCCTATTTCCAGACTTTACTTGGAAGTGGAGTTTTCATTCCACCTTCCCAGTTTGAGTGCTGTTTCCTGTCCCAAGCCCATTCGTCAGAGGACATTCAGAAAACATTAGAAGCAATGGAAAAGGGAATTAAAACACTTT
This DNA window, taken from Methanobacterium subterraneum, encodes the following:
- the hemL gene encoding glutamate-1-semialdehyde 2,1-aminomutase yields the protein MKSEDLFKEAKNYLPGGVDSPVRAIKPYPFFAIKGEGPRLFDVDGNSYLDYCLAYGPLVLGHAYPPVMEAVSKQLSMGTAYGVPTENEIKLAKEVVRRVPCAEMVRFVNSGTEATMSAIRLARAVTGKSKIVKFEGAYHGAHDYVLVKSGSGAFGLPDSPGVPEETTKNTLLVPFNDEEAITSLVGKEKEELAAIILEPVMGNVGCIPPKKGFLEFLRKITAENNIILIFDEVITGFRIAEGGAQEYFGVTPDLVTFGKILGGGFPIGALAGKREFMERIAPAGDVYQAGTFNGNPISITAGLETMKHLDKDFYQAMNVKGLEMRRGLENILEDASLNYPVAGLSSMFQIYFTDNEVWDYSQAKSADTEKFNSYFQTLLGSGVFIPPSQFECCFLSQAHSSEDIQKTLEAMEKGIKTL